Below is a genomic region from Verrucomicrobiota bacterium.
CGAGTTTCCAGCCGTTGTGGTAGGGCTTGCGGATGATGAGGTCGGCTTCGGGGGCGTTCTTCGCTTTCAGATTCACCGGATCCCATTCGATCTTCTTGCCCACACGATAGGCGACGTTGCCCAGGTGATTGGCGATGGTGAGTGCGGCGGCGTAGTCGAAGTTCGAGCCGGTGGGCTGGCCGGTCCGGCAGGCCGCCAGCCACTCCGAGAAATGGCCGGGTGACTTCGGGATGAACGGCTCCGGACGCTTGAAATCCTTGAACTTTTCCTCCGGCAGCAACACGTGCTTGCCGTAATCCGAGAGCAGCATCCCTTTGTCGCCGACGAACAGAATGGCCATGCCCCATGGCGGAATCTTTCCCTCGGTGTAGTAACTGGGTTTTTTCGTGCCTTGATACCAGGTGACCGCCACGGGCGGCATGTCGCCCCGCGGCCCGTAGGTGTAGCGCGCGAACATTGAGGCGGGCGCGATCTCGGCGTGCGGCGGCGGGCCGTCGGACTCGATCGTGAGCGGGTCGCGGAGCTTGAGCGCCCAGAACGGCAGGTCGTTGAGGTGACTGCCCATGTCGGACATGGTGCCGCTGCCGAAATCCCACCAGCGATACCACTTCGGTCCGGGCCAATAGACTTCGTGGAAGACGCGGTAAGGCGCCGGTCCGATGAAGAGGTTCCAATTCAACCCGGGCGGCACGGGCGAGGAACCTTCAGGACGGTCTTGCACGCTGAGAATATCCTTGTTGGCCTTTGCTTCCTCGGGCGTTTGCCAACCCCACGCGCGCGAGACCCAGACATGCGCCTCGCGCACCGGGCCGATGGCGCCGGTCTGAATCAGCTCGACCACCCGATGGTAATTGGGGTTGGCGTGATTCTGCGTCCCCATCTGCGTGGCGACTTTAGCCTTCGCCGCCGCCTCGGCGATAATCCGCGCTTCGAGAATTGTGTGGGTCAGGGGTTTCTCGCAATAGACAGGCTTGCGCAGTTGCAAGGCCCAGAGCGTGGCAAAGGCGTGTGTGTGCTCGGCCGTCGCGACCGTGATCGCGTCGAGGTCCTTGGCCTCGTCGAGCAGCTTCCGGAAATCCACATACCGGCGCGCCTGCGGCAGCTTCTCTCCGATGCTGTTGAGCCGGTCCTCGGCCACATCACAGATCGCGACGATGTTTTCGCCGCTGGATTGCTGGATGGCGTAGCCGCCGCGTCCCCCGGCGCCGATGACGCCGATGTTAAGCTTGTGGTTGAGGTTTTGCCCACGGAGCAGCGCGGGCCCCTCGATCGCGATCGCTCCTGCCGAGAGAGTCGAGACTCGCAGAAATCGGCGCCGGCTGAGAGGACGGGAGAAAGAATGGAGAAGATCAGAAGTTTGCATAATTCGAGACTACGTCTGTGAATTGAGTCAGACAATGAATTTTGGGTCGAGTTCGGAGACCAAGGAACGGTAGGCCTGGTGCACTCTGGCTGTCAGCTCGGAACGCCTGAGTGGATAGCCGTCGAGACTGAGGGCTTCGACGACCTCGACTCCAGACGAAGTCAGAAACACTCCTTCCGCGTTCCGGAGGAGCTCGGGCTGAAGGGGGCGTTCCAGGCAGGGGATCGACAGGCCGCCGCAAATTCCAATAACGACCGCGCGCGTGATTCCAGGCAGCGCGCCGCTGTCGAGGAGCGGAGTGAATACCGTTTGACCGTCGATCCAGAACAGATTCGCGCCGGTGGCTTCCGCGACCTCGCCACGCGTGTTCAGCAAAAGCGCTTCGTCTGCGTCTCGGGCGTCGGCTTCGGCGCGGGCGAGGATGTTGGGGAGTTTGTTGCACGTTTTGTGGCGGCTGAGGGGATCGTTCGGCACGATTCGCGGCGAGGCAGTGATCAATCTCCAGTGGAGCGGGCTCGGCCTCGTCGTCGGCGCAGAATGCAGTGACATAACGAGCGTGGGACAATCGGCTCCCTGGGTGGAATAACCGCGGGGTCCGACACCTCGGGACAGAACAATCCGAAGGCTGGCTTCGGTCAGCTTGTTGCGATGGACTAACTCTTCGACGCTCGAACGGAGTTGATGGGGAGAGAACGGCAATCGAATGCCCAGAAACTCCGCGCCGCGTTGAAGCCGGGCCCCGTGATCGTCCCAACGGAAAGGACGGCCTCGGTAGAGCCGAATCGTTTCAAAGAGTCCATCGCCATAAACAAAGCCACGATCGAACACGGAGACCGTGGCGGCTTCTTCAGGAATGAATGCGCCGTTCAGAAAGACAATCATGGTTTCAAATAAACGGCGAATTCACTTTGGTTGGAAGCTGCGAAAGGACGCCTCGCCTTCGAACTCGTCAACCACACCGCTCGAAGGCGGGGACCGAGGCGCCTTGTGGTTGCCAATTCAGCGCGGCGAGGAACCCGCCCGCTTTCGCCAACGTCTCTTCGTATTCCGCCTCCGGCACGGAGTCGGCCACGATCCCAGCGCCGACATTGAAGTGAGCGCACCCGCCGCCACAGATGGCGGCGCGGATCAGAATGCTGAGCTCGCTTTCCCGGTTGAATCCGAGGTAACCCAACGCCCCGGTGTACGGCCCGCGAGTCACCGGCTCCAGCTCGTCGATGATTTCCATGGCGCGAAACTTCGGCGCGCCGGTGATGCTTCCACCTGGAAAACCCGCGGCCAGCGCGGCCAGGTGAGTCACCTCCGGGCGAAGCTGGCCTTCAATCGTGGAAACCAGATGCTGAACTTGAGGGTAGCGTTCGAGACAGACGAGATCCGGCACTTGAACCGAGCCGAATTCGCAGATCTTGCCCAAATCGTTTCGAAGGAGGTCCGTGATCATGACCAGCTCGG
It encodes:
- a CDS encoding Gfo/Idh/MocA family oxidoreductase, which translates into the protein MQTSDLLHSFSRPLSRRRFLRVSTLSAGAIAIEGPALLRGQNLNHKLNIGVIGAGGRGGYAIQQSSGENIVAICDVAEDRLNSIGEKLPQARRYVDFRKLLDEAKDLDAITVATAEHTHAFATLWALQLRKPVYCEKPLTHTILEARIIAEAAAKAKVATQMGTQNHANPNYHRVVELIQTGAIGPVREAHVWVSRAWGWQTPEEAKANKDILSVQDRPEGSSPVPPGLNWNLFIGPAPYRVFHEVYWPGPKWYRWWDFGSGTMSDMGSHLNDLPFWALKLRDPLTIESDGPPPHAEIAPASMFARYTYGPRGDMPPVAVTWYQGTKKPSYYTEGKIPPWGMAILFVGDKGMLLSDYGKHVLLPEEKFKDFKRPEPFIPKSPGHFSEWLAACRTGQPTGSNFDYAAALTIANHLGNVAYRVGKKIEWDPVNLKAKNAPEADLIIRKPYHNGWKLV